CTGCTCGTCGCCCAGCTCGCCGCGCTGGTAGGGCCCCCAGATCGCCTTGACGAAGACGTCGGTCAGCCCGTTCGCGACGGCGGCCGCGTGCTCGCCGATGATCTCGGCCGAGTCGTGCAGCACGCTCGCCGGGACGGGCAGGGCCAGCAGCTCGAGCGCGTGGCCGAGCAGCGCGGGCGACACCCGGTAGGTGTCGCCGCCGGCCGCGTGCAGGGCGCCGATGCCGTCCAGGTACCGCAGCTCGTCCTCGGTCAGCCGCCGGCCGACCCGCCGCTCGAGCGCGGCCCGGTCCAGCTCCTCGGTCTGCTCCGGCAGCCACGGCGCGAGTACGGCGGCGTGCACCGCGTACTCGGACGGCGCGGCGTCGGCCGGGATCCGCTGCAGGACCCGCTCGATCGCGGCGAGGGTGTAGCCGTGCTCCTGCAGGGTGCGGATCAGCTCGAGGCGCATCCGGTGCCGCGCGTCGTAGTACGCGACCCGGCCGCGCCGCTCCGGAGCGGGCAGCAGGCCTTCGGTGGCGTAGAACCGCACCGTGCGCACCGTCATGCCGGTGCGGGCGGCCAGCTCGTCGATCGTGAGCGTGTCGCCGTCGGGAGCGGGTACCGCGGACATGGGTCGCAAGCGTAGACCAATGACACACTTACTGGCACTTGACAACTGTGACAGTAAAACTGGCAGTATCGGGTAACCACTCGCGACAGGACGGGACCCCATGACCGAAGCGTTCGTCTATGACGCCGTGCGCACGCCGCGCGGGCGTGGCAAGAACACCGGGTCGCTGCACGGCACCAAGCCGATCTCGCTGCTGACCGGGCTGATTGCCGAAGTACTGGCCCGCAACCCGGGCATCGACCGGCAGGCCGTCGAAGACGTGATCCTCGGCGTCGTCACCCCGGTGGGCGAGCAGGGCGCCGACATCGCGCGCACCGCCGCCCTGGCGGCCGGCTTTCGCACCTCCGGTGCCGGGCTGCAGCTGAACCGGTTCTGCGCCTCCGGCCTCGAGGCCGTGAACATCGCCGCGCAGAAGGTCCGCTCGGGCTGGGAGGACCTGCTGTTCGCCGGCGGCGTCGAGTCGATGTCCCGCGTGCCGATGGGTTCGGACGGCGGCGCGTGGGCGCAGGACCCGGAGACCGCGTACGACACCGGCTTCGTCCCGCAGGGGGTGGGCGCCGACCTGATCGCCACCATCGAGGGTTTCAGCCGCGCCGACGTGGACACCTTCGCCGCCGAGTCGCAGACCCGCGCGGCGAAGGCGATCGCCGACGGCGCCTTCGCCCGTTCGGTGATCCCGGTCCGCGACCTCAACGGCGAGATCGTGCTGGACCACGACGAGTTCGTGCGCCCCGGAACCACGCCGGAGTCCCTCGCCGGGCTCAAGCCGTCGTTCGAGGGCATCGGCGAGATGGGCGGCTTCGACGCGGTCGCCCTGCAGAAGTACCACTGGGTCGAGAAGATCAACCACGTGCACCACGCCGGAAACTCCTCCGGCATCGTCGACGGCGCCGGGCTGGTCGTGGTCGGCAGCGAGCGCGCCGGCACCGACTTCGGGCTGACCCCGCGCGCCCGCGTGGTCGCCACCGGCGTCGTGGGCAGCGAACCGACGATCATGCTGACCGGGCCCGTCCCGTCCGCGCAGAAGGCGCTGGCCAAGGCCGGGCTGGACGTCACCGACATCGACCTGTTCGAGGTCAACGAGGCGTTCGCCGCGGTGGTCATGAAGTTCATGAAGGACCTGAAGGTGCCGCACGAGAAGGTGAACGTGAACGGCGGTGCCATCGCGATGGGCCACCCGCTCGGCGCCACCGGGTCGATGATCCTCGGCACCTTGATCGACGAGTTGGAACGCCGCGACCTGCGGTACGGGCTGGCCACGCTCTGCGTGGGCGGCGGCATGGGCGTGGCGACGATTGTGGAGCGTGTGGCATGAGCAACGACACCATCAAGTGGGAGCAGGACGCGGACGGCATCGTCACGCTCACCCTGGACGACCCGAGCCAGCGCGCGAACACGATGAACGGCGCCTACCAGGCGTCCATGAAGGCTGCGATCGACCGGCTGTACGCCGAGCGGGATTCGGTCAGCGGCGTGATCGTCACGTCCGGCAAGGACACCTTCTTCGCAGGCGGTGACCTGCGGCTGCTGTCGCAGGTCACCGAGGCCAACGCGGCCGAGTTCGCAGCCGGGGTCACCGCGATCAAGGCCGACCTGCGCCGGCTGGAGACCCTCGGCAAGCCGGTGGTCGCCGCACTCAACGGCGCCGCGCTCGGCGGCGGGCTGGAGATCGCGCTCGCCTGCCATCACCGCGTCGCGCTGGACAACCCGAAGGCGCAGTTCGGACTGCCCGAGGTGACGCTCGGCCTGCTGCCAGGTGGTGGCGGCGTCGTGCGCATCACCCGGCTGCTCGGCATCGTCGACGGGCTGATGAAGGTGCTGCTGCAGGGCACCCGCTACAAGGCGGCGCAGGCGCTCGAGATCGGCATCGTCGACGAGGTGGCGCCCACGCCGGAGGCGATGTTCGCCGCGGCGCGCGCCTGGATCAAGGCCAACCCGGAGTCGGTGCAGCGCTGGGACGCGAAGGACTACCGGATGCCGGGCGGCTCGCCGACCTCGCCCAAGCTGGCCGGCATGCTGCCCGCGCTGCCGGGCAACCTGCGCAAGCAGCTCAAGGGTGCACCGATGCCGGCGCCGCACCACATCATGTGCGCCGCCGTCGAGGGTGCCGGGGTGGACCTGGACACCGCGCTGGCCATCGAGGGCCGCTACTTCGTGAACCTGGCCAAGGGGCAGACCGCGAAGAACATGATCCAGGCGTTCTGGTTCGACCTGAACTCGATCAACGCGGGCGGCTCGCGTCCGGACGGCTACGACACGCGCCAGGTGCAGAAGGTGGCGGTGCTCGGCGCCGGCATGATGGGCGCCGGCATCGCCTACGTCTCGGCGCGCAACGGAATCGAGGTCGTGCTCAAGGACGTCTCGCTCGAAGCGGCCGAGAAGGGCAAGGGCTACTCGCAGAAGCTGCTGGACAAGCAGGTTTCGCGCGGCAAGAGCACGCAGCAGCAGGCGGACGCGGTGCTCGCGCGCATCACCCCGACCGCCGACTACGCCGACCTGGCCGGCTGCGACCTGATCGTCGAGGCGGTCTTCGAGAACGTCGAGCTCAAGCACTCGGTGTTCGCCGA
This genomic stretch from Jatrophihabitans cynanchi harbors:
- a CDS encoding acetyl-CoA C-acetyltransferase; translated protein: MTEAFVYDAVRTPRGRGKNTGSLHGTKPISLLTGLIAEVLARNPGIDRQAVEDVILGVVTPVGEQGADIARTAALAAGFRTSGAGLQLNRFCASGLEAVNIAAQKVRSGWEDLLFAGGVESMSRVPMGSDGGAWAQDPETAYDTGFVPQGVGADLIATIEGFSRADVDTFAAESQTRAAKAIADGAFARSVIPVRDLNGEIVLDHDEFVRPGTTPESLAGLKPSFEGIGEMGGFDAVALQKYHWVEKINHVHHAGNSSGIVDGAGLVVVGSERAGTDFGLTPRARVVATGVVGSEPTIMLTGPVPSAQKALAKAGLDVTDIDLFEVNEAFAAVVMKFMKDLKVPHEKVNVNGGAIAMGHPLGATGSMILGTLIDELERRDLRYGLATLCVGGGMGVATIVERVA
- a CDS encoding MerR family transcriptional regulator, giving the protein MSAVPAPDGDTLTIDELAARTGMTVRTVRFYATEGLLPAPERRGRVAYYDARHRMRLELIRTLQEHGYTLAAIERVLQRIPADAAPSEYAVHAAVLAPWLPEQTEELDRAALERRVGRRLTEDELRYLDGIGALHAAGGDTYRVSPALLGHALELLALPVPASVLHDSAEIIGEHAAAVANGLTDVFVKAIWGPYQRGELGDEQVVAMLSRLRPLAIQGLVSAFVRAADAAARRGVDG
- a CDS encoding 3-hydroxyacyl-CoA dehydrogenase NAD-binding domain-containing protein, which translates into the protein MSNDTIKWEQDADGIVTLTLDDPSQRANTMNGAYQASMKAAIDRLYAERDSVSGVIVTSGKDTFFAGGDLRLLSQVTEANAAEFAAGVTAIKADLRRLETLGKPVVAALNGAALGGGLEIALACHHRVALDNPKAQFGLPEVTLGLLPGGGGVVRITRLLGIVDGLMKVLLQGTRYKAAQALEIGIVDEVAPTPEAMFAAARAWIKANPESVQRWDAKDYRMPGGSPTSPKLAGMLPALPGNLRKQLKGAPMPAPHHIMCAAVEGAGVDLDTALAIEGRYFVNLAKGQTAKNMIQAFWFDLNSINAGGSRPDGYDTRQVQKVAVLGAGMMGAGIAYVSARNGIEVVLKDVSLEAAEKGKGYSQKLLDKQVSRGKSTQQQADAVLARITPTADYADLAGCDLIVEAVFENVELKHSVFAEAEPAVAADALLGSNTSTLPITSLAEGVQRKSDFIGLHFFSPVDKMPLLEIIRGEQTSDEALARALDFAAQIKKTPIVVNDSRGFFTSRVIGTFVNEALAMAAEGVAPASIEQATTQAGYPVGALQLADELNLELFLKIRDETRKAAGTSYTAHPAEAVVEKMVELGRPGRLRGAGFFDYDETGKRLGLWPGLAEVFPVENPESVDLHELGERMLVIEAVESARCVEEGVIVQAADANIGSIMGIGFPPWTGGVLQYINGFARLDGLGETGLRGFVVRAEEFAKAYGARFAPNPLLRKKAESNDTF